GATCGAAACGGACAGGGCCCGGCTGCCGGGGGTCACGGCAAAAGCCCTGTCCGCATCGAGGAAGGAATGACGGGGAGGACCCATTCGGATTGCCTATCCTCCCCGCTCATTCCCGATCGCGGCGTCCAGCCGTCAGGCCGCGATCTTCAGGTCTGCCGGCGTGCGGCTCTTCGACGTGCGATAGTGCGTCGAATAGAGCATCAGGCCGACGAAGGTCAGGCCGCCGACAAGGTTGCCGAGGACGACCGGAATCTCGTTCCACAGCAGGTAGTCGCCGATCGAGAAATCGCCGCCCATCATCAGGCCCGACGGGAACAGGAACATGTTCACGATCGAGTGTTCGAAGACCATGTAGAAGAACAGCATGATCGGCATCCACATCGCGATGATCTTGCCCGACACCGTGGTAGAGATCGTGGCACCGACGACACCGGTCGCGACCATCCAGTTGCACAGCATGGCGCGCACGAAGATCGTGATCCAACCGGCAAGGCCGTATTCGGCGTAACCGACCGTTCGCGCCTCACCCATCGTCGCGAACATCATGCCGACGGGGTTGGTTTCGGCGGCAAAGCCATAGGTCCAGTAGATCGCCATCATCACCGCCGTGGTCAGCGCCCCGGCGAAGTTGCCGGTGAACACCAGCCCCCAGTTGCGGAACACGCCGCCCCATGTGCAGCCCGGACGCTTGGCCCAGACGGCGAGGGGGCAGAGGACCATCACGCCGGTCAACAGGTCGTAACCCAGCAGGTAGAGCATGCAGAAGCCGACCGGGAACAGGATGGCCCCGGCCAGCGGCTGGCCGGTCTGTACGTTGATGGTGACGGCAAAGGCGGCGGCCAGGGCCAGCGTGGCACCGGCCATATAGGCGCGGACCAGCGTGTCCTTGGTGGACATCATGATCTTCGTTTCGCCGCTATCGATCAGCTTCGGCACGAATTCCGAAGGCGCAAGGTAAGACATTGCACTTACTCCTTTTCTTCAGTTTTCAGTAGGCGAAGCTCACCTGCACCCAGAGCTTCTCGGTATCGGTGCCGAAGTCTTCGGCATCGTAGTTGGCGTACTTGATCAGGAAGGGATAACCGCCAAGCTTGAAGCCCGCCGTCGCGTCCCATTCGCTGCCGTAATCAAGCCCGCCGACATCGCTTTCGAACTTGTGGTAGGTGACGCCCAGGGTCACGCCCTTGAAGGCGTATCCGAGCGAGCCATAGTAATCCTCGATCCCCGTGGCGGGGGTGTTGAGGAACAGGTCGGCGAAACCGTTGAACTTGTGCAACGTGGCCATCGGGGTGGAGAACCCGATCAGCCCGTCGTCGCTGCCCAGCTTTTCGTATCCGGCGAGCAGTTTGACGCCGGAGATCACGGTGCCCAGTTCGCCGTTCAGGTAATCGGCGCTGTAATCGATGGTGTCGCCATCAAGGTCGGACTGCTTGGCATAGCTGGCCGTGAAGGTCAGGGCGATCGGGTCGCCCAGCGGGATCTTGCCGCTTGCAATGGCGCCATAGGTCTGGCTGGAGCGCGCAGGGGCGGGTTCGTCATCATCGTAGTCGAGGATGTAGGCGAAGCCGG
The sequence above is a segment of the Croceicoccus naphthovorans genome. Coding sequences within it:
- a CDS encoding formate/nitrite transporter family protein, coding for MSYLAPSEFVPKLIDSGETKIMMSTKDTLVRAYMAGATLALAAAFAVTINVQTGQPLAGAILFPVGFCMLYLLGYDLLTGVMVLCPLAVWAKRPGCTWGGVFRNWGLVFTGNFAGALTTAVMMAIYWTYGFAAETNPVGMMFATMGEARTVGYAEYGLAGWITIFVRAMLCNWMVATGVVGATISTTVSGKIIAMWMPIMLFFYMVFEHSIVNMFLFPSGLMMGGDFSIGDYLLWNEIPVVLGNLVGGLTFVGLMLYSTHYRTSKSRTPADLKIAA